The following coding sequences lie in one Musa acuminata AAA Group cultivar baxijiao chromosome BXJ3-1, Cavendish_Baxijiao_AAA, whole genome shotgun sequence genomic window:
- the LOC135628254 gene encoding heptahelical transmembrane protein ADIPOR3-like, giving the protein MAAEGGELPPTGSIPRGKEGKGRPLWRKVKYQLVEYHSLPGYLKDNEYILGYYRAEWPLKQIFLSIFTIHNETLNVWTHLIGFFLFLALTVYTAMKVPKVVDLQSLQHLPDVLKKADLQKIQSELVACLPSLPHLSHLQRLKNEVKTSLASLDMLPSLSHRHILQLLSNCLPHRYAHANYSNVSVLSAMKDDVANMIAPLVVRPISRWPFFAFLGGAMFCLLASSTCHLLSCHSRRLAYIMLRIDYAGIAALISTSFYPPVYYSFMCNPFFCNIYLGFITTLGIAMIAVSLFPVFQSPKFRVIRASLFFGMGVSGVIPVLHKLIVFWHRPEALHTTGYEILMGLLYGLGALVYATRIPERWMPGKFDIAGHSHQLFHVLVVAGAYTHYHAGLVYLKWRDLEGC; this is encoded by the exons ATGGCGGCGGAGGGCGGAGAGTTGCCGCCGACCGGGTCCATTCCCAGAGGGAAGGAGGGGAAGGGGCGGCCGCTGTGGAGGAAAGTGAAGTACCAGCTGGTGGAGTACCATTCTCTGCCCGGCTACCTCAAGGACAATGAGTACATACTAGGGTATTACCGCGCCGAGTGGCCGCTGAAGCAAATCTTCCTCAGCATTTTTACCATCCACAACGAGACGCTCAATGTCTGGAC GCACTTGATtggcttctttctttttcttgctctGACCGTATACACCGCAATGAAAGTTCCGAAGGTTGTAGATCTTCAATCGCTGCAGCATTTGCCAGATGTACTGAAGAAAGCTGATCTGCAAAAGATTCAATCAGAACTTGTAGCCTGTCTTCCTTCACTGCCTCACCTATCTCATTTGCAAAGATTAAAGAATGAAGTGAAGACATCCTTGGCTTCTCTGGACATGCTTCCATCTCTATCTCACCGGCACATACTGCAACTTCTATCAAATTGTCTGCCTCACAGATATGCGCATGCAAATTACAGTAATGTATCAGTTCTG TCAGCTATGAAGGATGATGTGGCTAACATGATAGCTCCACTGGTGGTACGACCAATTTCACGGTGGCCATTTTTCGCCTTCTTAGGTGGCGCAATGTTCTGCCTTCTTGCAAGCAGCACATGTCACCTTCTGTCGTGCCACTCCCGTCGCCTTGCGTACATCATGCTCCGCATTGACTATGCTGGGATTGCTGCCCTCATTTCCACATCGTTCTATCCCCCAGTGTACTACTCGTTCATGTGTAACCCATTCTTCTGCAATATCTACCTCGGCTTTATCACCACTCTTGGGATTGCCATGATCGCGGTGTCACTTTTTCCGGTGTTTCAGAGCCCCAAGTTTCGAGTTATAAGGGCAAGTCTGTTTTTCGGAATGGGGGTATCCGGGGTGATCCCTGTGTTGCACAAGTTGATTGTTTTCTGGCATCGGCCAGAGGCACTGCACACGACGGGCTATGAAATCTTGATGGGTCTGCTCTATGGCCTTGGTGCATTGGTGTATGCCACTCGAATTCCAGAACGATGGATGCCCGGAAAATTCGACATCGCCGGGCACAGTCACCAGCTCTTCCATGTGTTGGTCGTCGCTGGGGCTTACACGCATTACCATGCAGGGCTGGTGTATTTGAAGTGGAGAGATCTAGAAGGATGCTAG
- the LOC135628247 gene encoding probable vacuolar amino acid transporter YPQ1 isoform X2 — MAKYLAMASCSEKQKACVGWINKYFDDCVCNLSGEISFGLGMISLFCWGMAEIPQLITNFQTKSGHGVSLALLLTWVIGDVFNLVGCLLEPVTLPTQFYTALTLYYDYGLRWWKNICFDATLEEEDNGQPLNPKVEDLSRPIPTTAVANASPRTDVYYTSARSLASSGTPSCGGTSYLGVRSGPSEGLAFHDSSSEDEGSPAHHHGAAARKKTTFSRSVSYGTFVAGFIGFPYQTKAFREMNIISSERRTLQDSEVKSLEGNFYGLLLGWIMAAIYMGGRLPQIYLNMKRGSVEGLNPLMFMFALAANATYVGSILVRSVEWEKVGPNAPWLLDAIVCILLDLLIMLQFAYYKFLRGRDACTEDEHEGFTNERRKILV, encoded by the exons ATGGCGAAGTATCTCGCAATGGCTTCTTGCTCCGAGAAGCAGAAGGCCTGCGTCGGATGGATCAACAAGTACTTCGACGATTGCGTCTGCAACTTGAGCGGCGAGATATCGTTTGGGCTGGGCATGATCAGTCTCTTCTGCTGGGGAATGGCGGAGATCCCTCAGCTCATCACCAACTTCCAAACCAAGTCCGGCCATGGAGTCTCGCTCGCCCTGCTCCTTACTTGGGTCATCGG TGACGTCTTCAACTTGGTCGGTTGCCTTCTCGAACCAGTAACG TTGCCTACCCAGTTCTACACGGCTCTG ACGCTGTACTACGACTACGGGCTCCGATGGTGGAAGAACATTTGCTTTGATGCAACCCTAGAA GAGGAAGATAACGGGCAACCTCTGAATCCAAAGGTAGAGGATCTGAGCCGTCCCATACCCACCACTGCCGTAGCTAACGCATCACCACGCACCGATGTATACTACAC GTCAGCGAGGTCATTGGCCAGCAGCGGGACACCGTCGTGTGGGGGAACGTCTTATCTCGGGGTCCGGAGTGGTCCATCGGAGGGCTTGGCCTTCCATGATTCCTCCTCTGAGGACGAGGGCTCGCCAGCTCATCACCACGGGGCCGCTGCAAGGAAGAAGACGACATTCTCACGTTCA gtTAGCTATGGAACATTTGTTGCAGGCTTTATCGGATTTCCATATCAAACTAAAGCTTTCAGAGAAATGAACATTATATCATCTGAAAGAAGAACGTTGCAG GATTCAGAGGTTAAGTCATTAGAAGGCAACTTTTATGGCCTTCTATTAGGTTGGATTATGGCCGCCATTTATATGGGAGGTCGTTTACCTCAAATATATCTAAAT ATGAAGCGTGGAAGCGTCGAG GGATTAAACCCTCTGATGTTCATGTTTGCACTCGCTGCAAATGCAACCTACGTGGGAAG CATACTCGTGAGAAGTGTCGAGTGGGAAAAAGTGGGACCTAATGCACCATGGCTGCTGGATGCCATAGTCTGCATTCTTCTGGACTTACTT ATCATGTTGCAGTTTGCCTACTACAAGTTTCTACGAGGAAGAGATGCGTGCACAGAAGATGAACATGAAGGCTTCACAAATGAGAGAAGAAAAATTCTTGTCTGA
- the LOC135629442 gene encoding BEL1-like homeodomain protein 4 — protein MGITTQPSQPARAFLCLPKSASSAHPGHISPPTSMSQGFHHSIFSFSDGFDRPTSQQQQHHVAQQSRRDKLRVQGFDAAGNPLVPIDGAGEEAGIYEPPAVGASNMLSDMFGFGAAGPSATELLASQISGGYRLPQSAAAMGGFSGEWYGARHGGFFGASGSLSSIGESTSKHHRDDAQQHPMMGLNDDSAAAMQLFLTNPPQPTPPPPELRPPRSPSSPSQAPPPTLPDHHRQAFRSFGEASFGGGVVEGRGLSLSLSSSLQQFDMAKADELRVREGVLYFNQQQPKLHPALHSQGHGHDGQVHMGYGAIDAISVLRNSKYARAAQELLEEFCSVGRGQLTGTKLGRKRGGSSNPNANPSGGGGSSSAAAACSSSPKLDTTPLSSADKFEYQRRKAKLISMLDEVDRRYTHYCDQMQVVVNSFDSVVGFGAAAPYTALAQKAMSRHFRCLKDAIAAQLKQTCETLGEKEVASNPGITKGETPRLRLLDQSLRQQRAFHQMGMMDQEAWRPQRGLPERSVNILRAWLFEHFLHPYPSDADKLLLSRQTGLSRNQVSNWFINARVRLWKPMVEEMYQQEFEGEAGQSVKGEASHAQSSQPPQQEGGTSASSSSHRHFGTTPGIPPPDAAVRPHGQSSGSGGGEGILIQPVRLGATGDVSLTLGLQHAGGNASEKTRFSAGDLGG, from the exons ATGGGGATAACGACGCAGCCGTCTCAGCCCGCCCGTGCCTTCCTCTGCCTGCCGAAGTCCGCCTCGAGTGCCCACCCCGGGCATATTTCTCCTCCCACGTCTATGTCCCAAGGGTTCCACCACAGCATCTTCAGCTTCTCCGATGGGTTCGACCGGCCGACGAGCCAACAGCAGCAGCACCACGTCGCCCAGCAAAGCCGGAGGGATAAGCTGAGGGTGCAGGGGTTCGACGCGGCAGGCAACCCGCTCGTCCCCATCGATGGGGCCGGCGAGGAGGCCGGCATCTACGAGCCGCCTGCCGTCGGAGCCAGCAACATGCTGTCGGACATGTTCGGTTTCGGGGCGGCCGGACCTTCGGCCACCGAGCTTCTCGCTAGCCAGATATCCGGCGGCTACCGCCTCCCGCAGAGTGCAGCAGCCATGGGCGGCTTCTCCGGCGAGTGGTACGGAGCCCGTCATGGAGGATTCTTTGGAGCTTCTGGGAGTTTGAGCTCAATTGGCGAGTCGACGTCGAAGCATCACCGGGACGACGCCCAACAACACCCGATGATGGGCTTGAACGACGACTCAGCTGCTGCGATGCAGCTCTTTCTAACGAATCCGCCACAACCGACGCCACCACCTCCGGAGCTGCGTCCTCCGAGGTCTCCATCATCACCTTCACAAGCTCCTCCTCCCACACTCCCCGACCACCATCGTCAAGCCTTCCGATCATTTGGAGAGGCGTCGTTCGGTGGGGGAGTGGTGGAAGGACGAGGTCTATCTTTGTCGCTGTCCTCATCTCTGCAGCAATTCGATATGGCCAAAGCCGATGAGCTACGAGTGAGGGAAGGGGTGTTGTACTTCAACCAGCAGCAGCCGAAGCTGCATCCAGCATTACACTCGCAAGGTCACGGTCACGACGGGCAGGTCCACATGGGCTACGGCGCCATCGACGCGATCAGCGTGCTGAGGAACTCCAAGTACGCGAGGGCGGCGCAGGAGCTCCTGGAGGAGTTCTGCAGCGTGGGGCGGGGACAACTGACGGGGACCAAGCTCGGCCGGAAACGAGGCGGCTCCTCCAACCCCAACGCAAATCCTAGCGGCGGCGGTGGTTCCAGTTCAGCTGCTGCTGCATGTTCTTCATCTCCCAAATTGGACACCACTCCCTTGTCTTCCGCTGATAAGTTTGAGTACCAGAGGAGGAAGGCCAAGCTTATCTCCATGCTTGACGAG GTGGACAGAAGATACACTCATTACTGCGACCAGATGCAGGTGGTGGTGAACTCCTTTGATTCCGTCGTGGGCTTCGGAGCTGCGGCGCCGTACACAGCTCTGGCTCAGAAGGCCATGTCACGCCACTTCCGGTGCCTCAAGGACGCGATTGCCGCGCAGCTTAAGCAGACATGCGAAACCCTCGGAGAGAAGGAAGTCGCGAGCAACCCCGGCATCACCAAGGGAGAGACGCCGAGGCTCCGGCTGCTCGACCAGAGTCTGCGGCAGCAGCGCGCGTTCCACCAGATGGGGATGATGGATCAGGAAGCATGGAGGCCACAGCGCGGCTTACCGGAGCGCTCCGTGAACATTTTGAGAGCTTGGCTCTTCGAGCACTTCCTTCACCC GTACCCAAGTGATGCAGACAAGCTCTTGTTGTCACGGCAGACAGGTTTATCCAGGAACCAG GTCTCCAACTGGTTTATCAACGCCCGGGTCAGGCTGTGGAAGCCCATGGTGGAGGAGATGTACCAGCAAGAGTTCGAAGGGGAGGCAGGACAAAGCGTGAAGGGCGAAGCTAGCCATGCACAGTCTTCACAACCGCCACAACAGGAAGGCGGCACGTCCGCGAGCTCATCTTCGCACCGCCACTTCGGCACCACACCGGGGATTCCGCCACCGGACGCAGCGGTCAGGCCCCACGGCCAGTCaagtggcagcggcggcggcgagggCATCCTCATCCAGCCGGTGAGGCTCGGCGCCACCGGCGACGTGTCGCTCACTCTAGGCCTACAGCACGCCGGCGGCAACGCATCAGAGAAGACCCGGTTCTCGGCCGGCGACCTCGGTGGCTAA
- the LOC135628247 gene encoding uncharacterized protein LOC135628247 isoform X1 — translation MAKYLAMASCSEKQKACVGWINKYFDDCVCNLSGEISFGLGMISLFCWGMAEIPQLITNFQTKSGHGVSLALLLTWVIGDVFNLVGCLLEPVTLPTQFYTALLYTSTTVVLVLQTLYYDYGLRWWKNICFDATLEEEDNGQPLNPKVEDLSRPIPTTAVANASPRTDVYYTSARSLASSGTPSCGGTSYLGVRSGPSEGLAFHDSSSEDEGSPAHHHGAAARKKTTFSRSVSYGTFVAGFIGFPYQTKAFREMNIISSERRTLQDSEVKSLEGNFYGLLLGWIMAAIYMGGRLPQIYLNMKRGSVEGLNPLMFMFALAANATYVGSILVRSVEWEKVGPNAPWLLDAIVCILLDLLIMLQFAYYKFLRGRDACTEDEHEGFTNERRKILV, via the exons ATGGCGAAGTATCTCGCAATGGCTTCTTGCTCCGAGAAGCAGAAGGCCTGCGTCGGATGGATCAACAAGTACTTCGACGATTGCGTCTGCAACTTGAGCGGCGAGATATCGTTTGGGCTGGGCATGATCAGTCTCTTCTGCTGGGGAATGGCGGAGATCCCTCAGCTCATCACCAACTTCCAAACCAAGTCCGGCCATGGAGTCTCGCTCGCCCTGCTCCTTACTTGGGTCATCGG TGACGTCTTCAACTTGGTCGGTTGCCTTCTCGAACCAGTAACG TTGCCTACCCAGTTCTACACGGCTCTG CTGTACACGTCCACTACCGTGGTGTTGGTGCTGCAGACGCTGTACTACGACTACGGGCTCCGATGGTGGAAGAACATTTGCTTTGATGCAACCCTAGAA GAGGAAGATAACGGGCAACCTCTGAATCCAAAGGTAGAGGATCTGAGCCGTCCCATACCCACCACTGCCGTAGCTAACGCATCACCACGCACCGATGTATACTACAC GTCAGCGAGGTCATTGGCCAGCAGCGGGACACCGTCGTGTGGGGGAACGTCTTATCTCGGGGTCCGGAGTGGTCCATCGGAGGGCTTGGCCTTCCATGATTCCTCCTCTGAGGACGAGGGCTCGCCAGCTCATCACCACGGGGCCGCTGCAAGGAAGAAGACGACATTCTCACGTTCA gtTAGCTATGGAACATTTGTTGCAGGCTTTATCGGATTTCCATATCAAACTAAAGCTTTCAGAGAAATGAACATTATATCATCTGAAAGAAGAACGTTGCAG GATTCAGAGGTTAAGTCATTAGAAGGCAACTTTTATGGCCTTCTATTAGGTTGGATTATGGCCGCCATTTATATGGGAGGTCGTTTACCTCAAATATATCTAAAT ATGAAGCGTGGAAGCGTCGAG GGATTAAACCCTCTGATGTTCATGTTTGCACTCGCTGCAAATGCAACCTACGTGGGAAG CATACTCGTGAGAAGTGTCGAGTGGGAAAAAGTGGGACCTAATGCACCATGGCTGCTGGATGCCATAGTCTGCATTCTTCTGGACTTACTT ATCATGTTGCAGTTTGCCTACTACAAGTTTCTACGAGGAAGAGATGCGTGCACAGAAGATGAACATGAAGGCTTCACAAATGAGAGAAGAAAAATTCTTGTCTGA
- the LOC135628876 gene encoding uncharacterized protein LOC135628876 encodes MEQTLADVSDIFDSVVYLDESLRQEGFEDGYKDGLVSGKEEGKEVGLKMGFQVAEELGFYQGCVDVWNSVIQVDSGAFSSRLQKSVQQLGDLLRKYPLLDPENEQVQEMMDGIRLKFRIISANMGVKLEYKGYTKSSGMEDM; translated from the coding sequence ATGGAGCAAACACTTGCAGATGTTTCGGACATCTTCGATTCGGTGGTGTATCTGGATGAATCCCTGCGCCAAGAGGGTTTCGAGGATGGGTACAAGGATGGTTTGGTTTCTGGCAAGGAGGAGGGGAAAGAAGTGGGGTTGAAGATGGGTTTCCAAGTTGCGGAAGAGCTGGGCTTTTATCAGGGCTGCGTTGATGTGTGGAACTCAGTGATCCAAGTTGACTCAGGAGCATTCTCATCCAGGCTCCAGAAGAGTGTCCAACAACTAGGAGATCTGCTAAGGAAGTATCCACTGTTGGACCCTGAAAATGAGCAAGTTCAGGAGATGATGGATGGTATCAGACTAAAGTTCAGGATTATTTCGGCAAATATGGGGGTTAAGTTGGAATATAAAGGCTATACGAAATCGTCGGGGATGG